A window of Haliscomenobacter hydrossis DSM 1100 contains these coding sequences:
- a CDS encoding UbiA family prenyltransferase translates to MMIDKDTIKLLRIPFSLLLMPIFILAWSQIRGAVSWIDVLVPFLIIHFLVYPASNGYNSYIDKDQDSIGGLEKPPMPTIRLFYVTLILDIVALLLAIWLVNMAFALCLLTCMAASRAYSARQIRLKKYPYTGFLVVVIFQGAFTYYLSYLGITKEFLELNGTNIWVLAACSFQIGGVYPLTQIYQHKQDLADGVVTISYKLGYRGTFVFSIIMFAICDLCYFLYFTNTNQIASFYIIQAFFIPIAAFFGYWFSQVVKDTRNANFKNTMRMNILAALSMNICFIVLLLKN, encoded by the coding sequence ATGATGATTGATAAAGACACCATCAAACTCCTGCGGATCCCTTTTTCGCTTTTGCTCATGCCTATTTTTATCTTGGCATGGAGCCAAATCAGGGGCGCTGTTTCGTGGATTGATGTACTGGTTCCTTTCTTGATCATCCATTTTTTGGTTTATCCTGCCAGCAATGGCTACAACAGTTATATCGACAAAGATCAGGATAGCATTGGCGGTTTAGAAAAACCACCCATGCCTACCATCCGCTTATTCTATGTCACCTTGATCCTGGATATTGTGGCTCTACTGCTCGCCATATGGCTGGTGAATATGGCATTTGCCCTATGTTTGCTGACTTGTATGGCAGCTTCAAGGGCGTATAGCGCAAGACAAATTCGGTTGAAAAAATATCCTTACACCGGTTTTTTGGTGGTGGTTATTTTTCAAGGCGCCTTTACGTATTACCTGTCGTATTTGGGCATTACAAAAGAATTTTTGGAACTTAACGGAACCAATATTTGGGTACTGGCCGCCTGTTCGTTTCAAATCGGGGGCGTGTATCCACTAACGCAAATCTATCAACACAAACAAGATCTGGCCGATGGCGTAGTCACCATTAGTTACAAACTGGGCTACCGGGGCACCTTTGTTTTTTCGATCATCATGTTCGCCATCTGCGATCTTTGTTATTTCCTCTATTTTACAAACACCAATCAAATCGCGAGTTTTTACATCATTCAAGCCTTCTTCATACCCATCGCAGCCTTCTTTGGGTATTGGTTTAGTCAAGTTGTCAAAGATACCCGCAACGCAAATTTCAAAAATACGATGCGGATGAACATCCTCGCGGCACTTTCCATGAATATCTGCTTTATTGTTTTATTGTTGAAAAATTAA
- a CDS encoding type III polyketide synthase, with translation MSYIVNIATAVPDHGYEQHVLTQFYSNSIDDVSVKRKVKILADKSGTSTRYSVLEDYGLPAEQFTFFPKNTQLLPSPGLTQRMDRFKKEALPLSVKAIQNLPDFAASKSSITHLITVTCTGLSAPGLDIELMQALALPPTTHRSSVNFLGCNAAIIALKQADGICKSQPDALVLVVCTELCTLHFQTIYNQDYLLCNVLFGDGSAAVLLSSQPVKESTSRNVQITGFDSFCIPDSRNEMAWQLSETGFIMNLSAYVGDLIKNNIKSMLDNVGIDPLSIDYWAVHPGGKKIVDSFGEALGLSVTDLAASYQVLKDYGNMSSPTVLFVLKNILENLDPHPDGKNIFAAAFGPGLTVETMQLCHA, from the coding sequence ATGAGTTACATTGTTAACATTGCCACTGCAGTACCCGATCATGGTTACGAGCAGCATGTGCTTACCCAATTTTACAGTAACTCGATTGATGATGTGAGTGTAAAAAGAAAAGTCAAAATTCTCGCCGACAAATCGGGTACTTCTACCCGTTATTCGGTGTTAGAAGATTACGGATTGCCCGCAGAACAATTCACTTTTTTTCCCAAAAACACCCAACTTCTTCCTTCGCCCGGTCTCACGCAACGCATGGACCGGTTCAAAAAAGAGGCCTTGCCGCTCTCGGTGAAAGCCATTCAAAATCTACCCGATTTTGCAGCGAGCAAAAGCAGCATTACCCACCTCATCACCGTCACTTGTACGGGATTGTCGGCACCGGGCTTGGACATTGAGTTGATGCAAGCGCTGGCTTTGCCGCCGACTACCCACCGCAGCAGCGTCAATTTTTTGGGTTGTAATGCCGCCATTATCGCGCTCAAACAAGCCGATGGAATTTGCAAAAGCCAGCCCGATGCCCTGGTGTTGGTGGTCTGTACGGAGTTGTGTACTCTCCATTTTCAAACCATCTACAATCAGGATTATTTGCTCTGCAATGTCCTGTTTGGCGATGGCAGTGCGGCAGTATTACTCAGCAGCCAACCTGTAAAAGAATCGACCAGCAGAAATGTACAAATAACGGGTTTTGATTCATTTTGTATTCCCGATAGCCGCAATGAAATGGCCTGGCAACTCTCCGAGACGGGCTTCATCATGAACCTCAGCGCTTATGTAGGCGACTTGATCAAAAACAACATCAAAAGTATGCTGGACAATGTGGGCATCGATCCGCTGTCCATCGATTATTGGGCGGTACACCCAGGGGGCAAAAAGATTGTGGATAGCTTCGGAGAAGCACTTGGTCTTTCAGTTACAGATTTGGCTGCATCGTATCAGGTGTTGAAAGATTACGGCAACATGTCGTCGCCCACAGTATTGTTTGTGCTGAAAAATATTCTGGAGAACCTCGACCCCCATCCCGATGGCAAAAACATTTTTGCTGCCGCTTTTGGCCCCGGATTGACCGTCGAAACCATGCAATTGTGCCATGCTTGA
- a CDS encoding methyltransferase domain-containing protein, whose amino-acid sequence MLEQRSLQKELLDAEDIPTADLFQTLRELDRINTLLGGYDITFSALKKVVQPEKTYTLIDIGCGGGDTLKRIQQWQLRKNLNLKLIGIDLKPVCIEYATEHKARPDIQFICDDYRNMFQHVPQIDIIHACLFCHHLDERQLIELIQFALDKNAVLIINDLERNWFAYWSIKTLTALFSKSYLVKNDAPISVARGFVKKEWLDLINKAGAKHFSVKNKWAFRHEVIIYKSENGQ is encoded by the coding sequence ATGCTTGAACAACGCAGCTTACAAAAAGAACTGCTGGATGCCGAAGACATTCCGACCGCAGACTTGTTCCAAACCCTCCGGGAATTGGACCGCATCAATACCCTTTTGGGTGGGTACGACATTACGTTTTCGGCCTTGAAAAAAGTGGTCCAACCTGAAAAAACCTACACCCTCATCGATATCGGTTGTGGCGGCGGGGACACACTCAAGCGCATTCAGCAATGGCAATTGCGCAAAAATCTGAACCTGAAGCTGATTGGCATTGATCTGAAACCGGTTTGTATCGAATACGCAACCGAGCACAAAGCCCGTCCTGACATCCAGTTTATTTGTGATGATTACCGGAACATGTTCCAGCATGTACCGCAGATTGACATCATTCACGCTTGTTTGTTTTGTCATCACCTGGACGAAAGACAGTTGATCGAACTCATTCAATTTGCACTGGATAAAAACGCGGTGCTCATCATCAATGATTTGGAGCGAAACTGGTTTGCTTATTGGTCCATCAAAACCCTGACGGCCCTATTTTCAAAATCGTACTTGGTCAAAAATGATGCGCCGATTTCGGTGGCGCGTGGGTTTGTGAAAAAAGAATGGCTCGACCTCATCAACAAAGCTGGAGCCAAACATTTTTCGGTCAAAAACAAATGGGCTTTTCGCCACGAAGTCATCATCTATAAAAGCGAAAATGGACAATAA
- a CDS encoding NAD(P)/FAD-dependent oxidoreductase — MDNKIYPYAIIGGGLGGLCLAIQLARKGMEVILFEKNTFPQHKVCGEYISMESWDFLCDLGVPLNDLGLPQISQLGISAQNGFMLNSPLALGGFGISRYTLDDHLCQIARKWGVTVLENCKVMDVQISDLTTAEISTSQGKYRAQLVCGSFGKYAPSFAKSPAKIAVQLPNYIGVKYYIETDLAPDRIELHNFKDGYCGILKVDLNRYCLCYLSKSSNLQRAGNDIKAMEETVLYKNPFLKKYFTQSTFLFEKPMVISNVYFHPKDTYLNGMFLLGDAAGAISPLCGNGMSMAMRASKLLADLMLPYAEGRIDKAELVNRYTLAWKDNFSTRIWAGQHLQHLFGKNTSTHLALKMLHYLPALKHKLIKLTHGEVF; from the coding sequence ATGGACAATAAGATTTATCCTTACGCCATCATCGGTGGGGGTTTGGGCGGCTTGTGCCTGGCCATTCAGTTGGCTCGTAAGGGTATGGAAGTGATCTTGTTTGAAAAAAACACTTTCCCGCAGCACAAGGTCTGTGGAGAGTACATCTCGATGGAAAGTTGGGATTTCTTGTGTGATTTGGGGGTGCCGTTGAACGATCTCGGCTTGCCCCAAATCAGTCAACTGGGCATATCTGCACAGAACGGTTTTATGCTCAACAGCCCACTGGCTCTAGGCGGTTTTGGAATCAGCCGATATACTTTGGACGATCACTTGTGCCAGATTGCGCGGAAGTGGGGCGTTACCGTCCTGGAAAACTGTAAGGTGATGGATGTGCAAATTTCGGATCTTACTACGGCTGAAATCAGTACCAGCCAAGGAAAATATCGTGCGCAATTGGTCTGTGGAAGTTTTGGAAAATACGCACCTTCTTTTGCCAAATCACCAGCCAAAATTGCCGTTCAACTGCCCAACTACATTGGGGTAAAATACTACATCGAAACCGACCTTGCACCCGATCGCATCGAATTGCACAATTTTAAAGATGGGTATTGCGGCATCTTAAAAGTAGACCTGAACCGTTACTGTTTGTGTTACCTGTCCAAATCCAGCAATTTGCAGCGCGCGGGCAACGACATCAAAGCGATGGAAGAAACAGTATTGTACAAAAATCCTTTCCTCAAAAAATATTTCACGCAGTCTACCTTTCTTTTCGAGAAGCCAATGGTGATCAGCAATGTGTATTTTCATCCAAAGGATACCTACCTCAATGGCATGTTCCTGCTTGGCGATGCGGCGGGTGCCATTTCTCCCCTTTGTGGCAATGGCATGAGTATGGCCATGCGGGCGTCAAAACTCTTGGCGGATTTAATGCTGCCCTACGCGGAGGGACGCATCGACAAAGCGGAGTTGGTGAACCGGTATACACTTGCTTGGAAAGACAATTTCAGCACCCGCATTTGGGCTGGGCAGCACCTGCAGCATTTGTTTGGCAAAAATACCAGTACCCATCTGGCGCTCAAAATGCTCCATTATCTTCCAGCCTTGAAGCACAAGTTGATCAAACTGACGCATGGAGAGGTGTTTTGA